One genomic window of Dermacentor andersoni chromosome 8, qqDerAnde1_hic_scaffold, whole genome shotgun sequence includes the following:
- the LOC126529058 gene encoding progestin and adipoQ receptor family member 3-like codes for MEPMFAHARSLRLWWTASRFPLPLLWANGSQLCRLEDLPPEQPHNPYILTGYRRCLSRTDCLLSVLQCHNETGNIWSNLLALAILFALLVEDHAGGRFARLGVGLAHRALLTAMTLAYAAMLLLSAVYHTFNCTAEARSWYRLDFAGVCLSVVGYVLGFTALQFRGAWRVAHLAAAILAATPSLVLAAAARFRDRRHDAARVRAMGGFALYSLLPLSHHAAYGDPRLVGCTLPGHLTVLGLLALSLFIYVKKLPERRWPGSVDLLGSSHQIWHVGVGVCVLLSHELQLVYVTSPP; via the coding sequence ATGGAGCCCATGTTCGCGCATGCCCGCTCGCTACGGCTGTGGTGGACGGCCAGTCGCTTCCCGCTGCCGCTGCTCTGGGCAAACGGCAGCCAGCTGTGCCGCCTTGAAGATCTGCCGCCGGAGCAGCCCCACAATCCATACATCCTGACGGGATACCGCCGATGCCTCAGCCGCACCGACTGCCTCCTGAGCGTACTGCAGTGTCACAACGAGACGGGGAACATCTGGAGCAACCTGCTGGCTCTGGCGATCCTCTTCGCGCTCCTGGTCGAAGACCACGCCGGGGGCCGCTTCGCGCGCTTGGGCGTCGGGCTCGCGCACCGGGCTCTGCTCACCGCCATGACGCTGGCGTACGCCGCCATGCTGCTGCTGTCGGCCGTGTACCACACGTTCAACTGCACGGCCGAGGCCCGCTCCTGGTACCGACTCGACTTCGCCGGCGTCTGCCTCAGCGTGGTCGGCTACGTCCTCGGATTCACGGCGCTCCAGTTCCGGGGCGCCTGGCGCGTCGCCCACCTGGCGGCCGCCATCTTGGCCGCCACTCCATCGCTGGTGCTCGCGGCGGCGGCTCGCTTCCGAGACCGGCGCCACGACGCGGCCAGGGTCAGAGCCATGGGCGGGTTCGCGCTGTACAGCCTGCTGCCGCTGTCCCACCACGCGGCGTACGGGGACCCGCGGCTCGTGGGTTGCACGCTGCCGGGTCACCTGACGGTGCTGGGACTCCTGGCGCTGTCGCTGTTCATCTACGTGAAGAAGCTGCCCGAGCGCCGGTGGCCGGGCTCCGTGGACCTTCTGGGCTCGAGCCATCAGATCTGGCACGTGGGCGTCGGCGTCTGCGTGCTCTTGTCGCACGAGCTCCAGTTGGTCTACGTGACGTCACCGCCTTAG